Proteins from a genomic interval of Oncorhynchus nerka isolate Pitt River linkage group LG13, Oner_Uvic_2.0, whole genome shotgun sequence:
- the LOC135574817 gene encoding cell surface glycoprotein 1-like codes for MHSSQPSPLHSPYRSCSNETRLPDHPQPRPSPDETFSSPDHPQPRPHPDQTSPSPAQPIPSPDHPQTRPSPDQTIPRPSPDQTIPSPDHPQTRSSPDHTIPSPDHTQTSPSPDQTIPSPDNPPDRPSPDQTRHPQTRPSPAQTIPRPDHPQPRPDHPQTISSPDHPQTRSSPAQTRPSPDNLQTRPSPDQTIPDQTFSSPPSPAQTTPRPDQLIPSPDHPQPIPRPDNPQTRPSPDQIFSRPDNPQTRHPQTSPSPAQTIPRPDNPQTRHPQASPSPAQTIPSPDHPQTRPSPDQTRPSPDQTIPRPSPRPDHPQTRSSQTRPPQPRPSPRSSPDHPQPRPSPDQIFSRPHHPQPRPHPDQPIPSPSPDQTIPSPDNPQTRPSPDQTRHPQTRPSPAQTIPRPDHPQPRPDHPQTISSPDHPQTRSSPAQTRPSPDNLQTRPSPDQTIPDQTFSSPHHPQPRPHPDQTSPSPAQTIPSPSPDQTTPDQTIPRPDLLQTRQPQTRHPQTSPSPAQTIPRPDNPRPDIPRPAHPPAQTIPSPDHPQTRPSPDQTRPSPDQTIPRPSPDQTIPRSDLLQTRPPQPRPSPDQIFSIPDHPQPRPHPDQPIPRPDHPQTISRPDHPQTSPSPDHPQTRPSPDHLQTRPSPAQTIPRPDHLQTRPSPAQTIPSPDHTQTSPSPDQTIPSPDYPQPRPTPAQTTPRPDQPIPSPDQIIPSPDLPQTKPAPLHFSLFSSPLHFTVALHSRPSQSPDHPLLCGPALPSAQPLSITSSPLYCGPPSLHPTIPPSLHPSSPDHPLHCGPALQSPGQRTL; via the exons atgcacagctctcaaccttcgcctctccacaGTCCGTACAGGAgctgcagcaatgagacaagact ACCAGACCATCCCCAGCCCAGACCATCCCCAGACGAGACCTtctccagcccagaccatccCCAGCCCAGACCacacccagaccagaccagcccaTCCCCAGCCCAGCCCATCCCCAGCCCAGACCATCCCCAGACCAGACCATCCCCAGACCAGACCATCCCCAGACCATCTCCAGACCAGACCATCCCCAGCCCAGACCATCCCCAGACCAGATCTTCTCCAGACCACACCATCCCCAGCCCAGACCACACCCAGACCAGCCCATCCCCAGACCAGACCATCCCCAGCCCAGACAACCCCCCAGACAGACCatccccagaccagaccagacatccCCAGACCAGACCATCCCCAGCCCAGACCATCCCCAGACCAGATCATCCCCAGCCCAGACCAGACCATCCCCAGACCatctccagcccagaccatccCCAGACCAGATCATCCCCAGCCCAGACCAGACCATCCCCAGACAATCTCCAGACCAGACCATCCCCAGACCAGACCATCCCAGACCAGACCTTCTCCAGCCCACCATCCCCAGCCCAGACCacacccagaccagaccagctcatcCCCAGCCCAGACCATCCCCAGCCCATCCCCAGACCAGACAACCCCCAGACCAGACCATCCCCAGACCAGATCTTCTCCAGACCAGACAACCCCCAGACCAGACATCCCCAGACCAGCCCATCCCCAGCCCAGACCATCCCCAGACCAGACAACCCCCAGACCAGACATCCCCAGGCCAGCCCATCCCCCGCCCAGACCATCCCCAGCCCAGACCATCCCCAGACCAGACCatccccagaccagaccagaccatcccCAGACCAGACCATCCCCAGACCATCTCCCAGACCAGACCATCCCCAGACCAGATCTTCCCAGACCAGACCACCCCAGCCCAGACCATCCCCCAGATCTTCTCCAGACCATCCCCAGCCCAGACCATCCCCAGACCAGATCTTCTCCAGACCACACCATCCCCAGCCCAGACCACACCCAGACCAGCCCATCCCCAGCCCATCCCCAGACCAGACCATCCCCAGCCCAGACAACCCCCAGACCAGACCatccccagaccagaccagacatccCCAGACCAGACCATCCCCAGCCCAGACCATCCCCAGACCAGATCATCCCCAGCCCAGACCAGACCATCCCCAGACCatctccagcccagaccatccCCAGACCAGATCATCCCCAGCCCAGACCAGACCATCCCCAGACAATCTCCAGACCAGACCATCCCCAGACCAGACCATCCCAGACCAGACCTTCTCCAGCCCACACCATCCCCAGCCCAGACCacacccagaccagaccagcccaTCCCCAGCCCAGACCATCCCCAGCCCATCCCCAGACCAGACAACCCCAGACCAGACCATCCCCAGACCAGATCTTCTCCAGACCAGACAACCCCAGACCAGACATCCCCAGACCAGCCCATCCCCAGCCCAGACCATCCCCAGACCAGACAACCCCAGACCAGACATCCCCAGGCCAGCCCATCCCCCCGCCCAGACCATCCCCAGCCCAGACCATCCCCAGACCAGACCatccccagaccagaccagaccatcccCAGACCAGACCATCCCCAGACCATCTCCAGACCAGACCATCCCCAGATCAGATCTTCTCCAGACCAGACCACCCCAGCCCAGACCATCCCCGGACCAGATCTTCTCCATACCAGACCATCCCCAGCCCAGACCACACCCAGACCAGCCCATCCCCAGACCAGACCATCCCCAGACCATCTCCAGACCAGACCATCCCCAGACCAGCCCATCCCCAGACCATCCCCAGACCAGACCATCCCCAGACCATCTCCAGACCAGACCATCCCCAGCCCAGACCATCCCCAGACCAGACCATCTCCAGACCAGACCATCCCCAGCCCAGACCATCCCCAGCCCAGACCACACCCAGACCAGCCCATCTCCAGACCAGACCATCCCCAGCCCAGACTATCCCCAGCCCAGACCAACCCCAGCCCAGACAacccccagaccagaccagcccaTCCCCAGCCCAGACCAGATCATCCCCAGCCCAGACCTTCCCCAGACCAAACCAGCCccactccacttctctctcttctcctctcctttgcaCTTCACTGTGGCCCTCCACTccaggcccagccaaagcccagaccaTCCTCTACTCTGTGGCCCTGCCCTACCATCAGCCCAGCCACTCTCCATCACTTCATCTCCACTCTACTGTGGCccgccatccctccatcccaccatccctccatccctccatccctccagcccagACCATCCTCTCCACTGTGGCCCTGCCCTCCAGTCCCCGGGTCAGCGGACACTCTGA